The segment TTGTTCCCATCCACCGTAGCAGTAATATTTAGTGTTTTGTTCTTCAGGGTCTTCGTCAAATTTTTCTTGTAAAGCCTTTAAGAATAATTTTTTCTCATTATCCATTATTTACCACCTAATTTACTTTGTAAATCTTTGTTGAATACTTCTAATCCGTATCCACCGTCAGTTCTTGCGAAGTGGATTTCTTCAACTACTTTGATAACTTCTGGGTCGTCTCTTAAACTTATGTTGTCACTTCTGTAAATAGTTGTGATTTCTTTAAGTTTATCTTCTGGTAAAGGTTCTCCTACTGATATAGGTTCGTCAAGTTCTACACCTACTTGGTCTTTTACGTATTTAACTACTCCTTCATCTTCGTCAAATACATATCTTTGTAATGCGTCGAACATTAAACCGTTTTCATCAAGTCTTAATGAGTGACCGTGTACGGTTGCTCCTCTTAAACCTGTTTTTGCTGGATCAAAGAATTCTGATTCAATTAATAATTTTGAGGTTTCTTCGAGGTCTGATTCTCTCATTTCTACTACTTGTCTTCCTGAGAGTGTACCGGTATCTACTCCTCTGAATCTTCTCATGTATGATCTTGCTCTGTCGTATGGTTGAGCTGGTGCGTTATACATGGAGTCTGCGAATTGTACGTATCTTATACGAATTCCTTTTTTAGCTCCGTCGATAGGTTCAACGAAGTCTTTCATATCATCTGCTTCAAAGTCCATTTCATCTAGAGGTGGGTGTACTGTTTTGTAACCTTCCCCTGGGTTTCTGTGACTTAAAAGTTTTACTATGTCATCATCTGCTATACTTCTTAGTATTTCGAGTTCATAATCTGGGTTTAAGTGTTTTTTACGGTTTTCCGCAATCTTACTTTCCCCAGGATAAAATTGTACGTCATATGCCATTTACAATCACCTGATATATTTAACAGTTTCTGATGATTTTGCATTTGGATCAACTAATCCGATAAGTCTAGAATCGATTTTATCCTCAAAACCTTTTCCGTATTTCATGTAATCTGATACGGATGTTTGTGTTTTGGTGAAAACACCGACTTTCAAATCATATCCGAAACTTAGTGTGTTTTCTAAAATTTCATCTACCTTTTCTACAAAATCTTCAAGATTGTCTAATTGGACAGTCAATATTATTTCACCAACAGATACCCTTAGCGGTACGTCATTACCTTTGACATTGATTGTCTTTCTGTCAGTATGATTAACCGGCAATCCTCTGGCAGGACCGAAGTTAACTACCGTAGGCAATGATTCCCCATTAATTAAAACTCTCAAAACTCCATCTAAAACCATGACTTCATTCAAAATACTTTCCGCCGTTTCTGGTTTCAATATCCGATATGGAAATATCTTTACATCGGTTGCTTTAATTATATTTGATTCGTCTATATCTGTTGACATAACATAACATCCTTTAATTAGATTTTATCTTTTATTTGACTAGCTCCTTCAGCAACATATTTTACTGGTTCTCTTAAGTTATCTACATTACCATATACTTCTCCAACTAATCCTGATGTAGCTTCTACAGAGAACATCTGTGTACCTGCATCTAAGGACATAGCTGCTGCGTTACATGGAATTGCGTAACCTTTACTGTGTCTTGTTACTACGTGGTTACCGTTGAATACACCAGGTCCTCCTCCACCGTATATACCGTGTGAGAAGAAACTCATACCTACACCTGTACCCATTACTCTACCAAAGTCTACACCAGGTAATCCTGCTTCGTATTCTAAGATATCGTTAAAGTATAAAATGGATGATGCAATACCTTGTGCTGCTCTTGCTGCACCTACGTTTACAATAACAGATGCTACGAGACCTGCTGCTGCATATGCATTCCATAATGCCCAGTCAGCTGGTTCATATAATTTGTATCCGGATGGTAATGTTTCTTTTACTTTGATTACTCCATCGTCTTCTGCTCTTGCTAATAATGAAATAACAACGTCACCAAGGGTTCCTTTACCGTT is part of the Methanosphaera sp. BMS genome and harbors:
- the mcrG gene encoding coenzyme-B sulfoethylthiotransferase subunit gamma, producing the protein MAYDVQFYPGESKIAENRKKHLNPDYELEILRSIADDDIVKLLSHRNPGEGYKTVHPPLDEMDFEADDMKDFVEPIDGAKKGIRIRYVQFADSMYNAPAQPYDRARSYMRRFRGVDTGTLSGRQVVEMRESDLEETSKLLIESEFFDPAKTGLRGATVHGHSLRLDENGLMFDALQRYVFDEDEGVVKYVKDQVGVELDEPISVGEPLPEDKLKEITTIYRSDNISLRDDPEVIKVVEEIHFARTDGGYGLEVFNKDLQSKLGGK
- the mcrD gene encoding methyl-coenzyme M reductase operon protein D, producing the protein MSTDIDESNIIKATDVKIFPYRILKPETAESILNEVMVLDGVLRVLINGESLPTVVNFGPARGLPVNHTDRKTINVKGNDVPLRVSVGEIILTVQLDNLEDFVEKVDEILENTLSFGYDLKVGVFTKTQTSVSDYMKYGKGFEDKIDSRLIGLVDPNAKSSETVKYIR